The window GTCCCGCCCACGATGTCGTAGTCGTCCCTGGTGAGGTGGCGGTGTACGACGTCCACCTGTCGGTCGGTGAGGCGCCGCCGCAGGTAACCCGCCTTGGTCTTGAGCCGCCACCGGCCGGGGTCCTCGCCCGGACCGCGCAGCGCCGAGGCGAGCCACGGTAGTCGCTGCTGCGTGCGGGCCGAGGGCGGAGCGAACCCGGCGCTGAGCGCGGCGACGTGCTCGTCGAGCAGCCGTTCGGCATTGGCGCCGGCCACCTGCCCGAGCATCAGGATCCGGCCGGACTGGCGGCGGAAGAGGAGCAGCTCGCTGTAGAGGCCGGCGTACGGCGTACCCGGTCCGCTGTGTCGCTCGAACCATCGCCCGTGGTTGCCTACCAGCCGCGCGAACGCGTCCGGGCCGAGTCCCTCCCAGGACCACTCCATCTCGAACGTCAGCACCGAGGCCGGCGGCTGGGGTAGCAGCCGGGTCGGGTCGGTGCCGCGTGCGCCCGGTGTACGGAACCAGTAGCGGGTGACGACGCCGAAGTTCCCGCCCCCGCCACCGGTGTGCGCCCACCAGAGTTCACGGTTGGGGTCCGACGGCTCCCTGGTGGCGACCACACTCCGTGCGGTGCCGTCGCGGTCCACGACGACCACCTCGACCGCGTACAGGTAGTCAACGACCAGGCCGAGCAGCCGGCACAGCGGCCCGTATCCGCCGCCCTGGACGTGCCCACCGGCACCTACCTCCGGGCAGTAACCGCCGGGGATGGTCACCCCCCACCCCAGGAAGAGCCTCCGGTACACCTCGCCCAGCGTCGCCCCCGCCTCGACCGCGAACGCGTTGTGCTTCGGGTCGAAGTAGACGCCGGTCATGCCCGACATGTCGATGACCACGCGTACGGCCGGGTCGTCGACGAAGTTCTCGAAACAGTGCCCACCGCTGCGCACCGCGACCCGCTTGCCGGCGCGTACGGCCTCCTGGACCGCCCGCACGACATGGTCGGTCGTACCCACGACGCGTATCTGCTCCGGCGTGCCCTCGAACCGCAGGTTGTAGCGACGCTGTACGAGGTCCTGGTACCGCGGGTCGTCCGGCGTGACCCGGATCGGGCCGAACGGTGGCGGCCACGCCGGTCCCGGCGCGCCCGACGCGGGTGACGCCGCCAGTCCCTGATGGACGGCCACGCCGGCCGCGGCGGCGACGGCTGTCCTGCGTAACAGGCTCCGCCTGGTGTGATCCCCCATGGACGTGTCTCCTTCGTGCTCGGTGGCGACCTTGCCGGACCGACGCTACGCAGGGTGATGCGCCCGGAAAATCCCGCTGACCGGAGGCTTGAGCCGGGGGCTGGCACCACCATCGATGGGGGCGTGGTGGTGCCGCGACAACTCTGCCGGCGGCCGCGACGGAGATTCCCGATTCGCGGAAGGGAACCTAGGTGGCGGGCAGGTCGGCCCGGCCGCCGAGGCGACGGAAGGTGTCGTGGGTGGGCGAGCCGGGCTCGGCCACGTAGACGATCAACCGCTGGTCGGTGTCGGCCAGGAGCAGCACCTGGCACTCGAACTCGAGCGGGCCGACCTCCGGGTGCGCCACCCGTTTGACGATCCGCCGACGAACCTCGACGTCGTGGTCCGCCCACAGCTCGGCGAACCAGGTCGAGCTGCCGAGCAACTCGGTCACCAGCTCCTCGATCCCCAGGTCCCCCGGGTAACGCCCGTACGCCGCGCGCAGGTCCGCGACCGAACTGCGGGCGAACCGCACCGCGTCGGCGTCCTCCCAGTGCTGGTCGTCGGCGGGCCGGCGGAACATCCAGCGGACCATGTTCCGGTCCGCGTCCGGGACCGCCGACAGGTCCCCGACGAAGTACGTCGCCAGCCGGTTCCAGGCCAGCACGTCGTACTTCGCGTCGACGACGTACGCCGGGGTCTCGACCATCGAGTCGATCAGGTGCCGCACGCCCTCGGTCACCTCCCGGCTCGGTCC of the Micromonospora sp. NBC_01796 genome contains:
- a CDS encoding FAD-binding oxidoreductase, producing the protein MGDHTRRSLLRRTAVAAAAGVAVHQGLAASPASGAPGPAWPPPFGPIRVTPDDPRYQDLVQRRYNLRFEGTPEQIRVVGTTDHVVRAVQEAVRAGKRVAVRSGGHCFENFVDDPAVRVVIDMSGMTGVYFDPKHNAFAVEAGATLGEVYRRLFLGWGVTIPGGYCPEVGAGGHVQGGGYGPLCRLLGLVVDYLYAVEVVVVDRDGTARSVVATREPSDPNRELWWAHTGGGGGNFGVVTRYWFRTPGARGTDPTRLLPQPPASVLTFEMEWSWEGLGPDAFARLVGNHGRWFERHSGPGTPYAGLYSELLLFRRQSGRILMLGQVAGANAERLLDEHVAALSAGFAPPSARTQQRLPWLASALRGPGEDPGRWRLKTKAGYLRRRLTDRQVDVVHRHLTRDDYDIVGGTLSLNSYGGQINAVAPDATAAAQRDSILKLFYLVAWADPKDEARHLRWIREFYRDMYADTGGVPVPGPVNDGSFVNYPDTDLADPGWNTSGVPWHALYYKENYPRLRRVKARWDPRDVFHHTLSVRP
- a CDS encoding helix-turn-helix transcriptional regulator; this translates as MNTANGAATSTANGSGLRRDELAAFLRSRRARLRPGDAGLPEGIGRRTPGLRRQEVAQLAGMSIDYYIRLEQRRGPHPSRQVLMALARALMLTRDEREYLFRIAGENPPATVGPSREVTEGVRHLIDSMVETPAYVVDAKYDVLAWNRLATYFVGDLSAVPDADRNMVRWMFRRPADDQHWEDADAVRFARSSVADLRAAYGRYPGDLGIEELVTELLGSSTWFAELWADHDVEVRRRIVKRVAHPEVGPLEFECQVLLLADTDQRLIVYVAEPGSPTHDTFRRLGGRADLPAT